In Vigna unguiculata cultivar IT97K-499-35 chromosome 3, ASM411807v1, whole genome shotgun sequence, a single genomic region encodes these proteins:
- the LOC114179900 gene encoding tRNA A64-2'-O-ribosylphosphate transferase isoform X1, with protein MEGEEEGARLSIYKAARSIKRRDNSLYNALRSIYQDSIFVSEISLLWPQLPLLANLRCGLWYSRSFHSTCYFKSTDGHTNNCSFSTARLNLHVAQLAGQKGGCIIVDSTRRGKRFPDSMSKTIPIWTCVFNRAIKDFRDSNGCDENVREWDCSLHLPLWVSQTERASIEKRLEEWTLLLKASGADIASLAACLRKPLRPLWISQRTVIWLNEVPHHESWDFTPIILVSASSSVGVSQHGTTSEFSWNYIPGAGDDEESWARGLSPVLFWKHVYDLINSGPDVCNQKVADIVEKSRVNRAYRGESAPQITVKTLKSASLTQEEPSVTYDASIVKTDAESSEDSGLSWLGSTNLAVGTSRIVAMYGAAADAANVDCILNCDQESISVCLPSAESYLHLPMMTSKFDRFSLLTNLPKAVSFAKFNLSQGKRLVVCCNNGEDISVCVCLAILMSLFDENGTFDDGKSFDAAQVTKWDMRRRLVYLCKFATDARPSRGNVRQVFNFLIGGKCVHDLDLGRDE; from the exons ATGGAAGGAGAGGAAGAAGGTGCGAGGCTTAGCATTTACAAGGCGGCGAGAAGCATAAAGCGAAGAGACAACAGTTTATACAACGCTCTCAGATCGATCTACCAAGACTCCATCTTTGTCTCTGAAATCTCTCTCCTATGGCCTCAGCTCCCTCTCCTCGCCAACCTCCGATGCGGTCTCTGGTATTCTCGATCCTTCCACTCCACCTGCTATTTCAAATCCACCGACGGCCACACCAACAACTGCTCCTTCAGCACCGCTCGCCTCAACCTTCACGTCGCGCAGCTCGCCG GACAGAAGGGAGGCTGCATCATCGTTGATTCTACTCGAAGAGGAAAGCGCTTCCCTGATAGCATGTCCAAAACAATACCCATTTGGACCTGTGTTTTCAATCGGGCCATCAAGGACTTTCGT GACTCTAATGGTTGTGATGAAAATGTTCGTGAATGGGATTGCTCCTTGCACCTTCCCCTGTGGGTTTCCCAAACAGAAAGAGCTTCCATTGAGAAGAGGTTAGAGGAATGGACTCTGTTACTGAAAGCAAGTGGGGCTGATATTGCTTCCCTTGCCGCCTGCTTGAGGAAGCCCTTGCGTCCTCTCTGGATTTCGCAGAGAACTGTGATCTGGTTAAATGAAGTGCCTCACCATGAATCTTGGGATTTCACACCCATCATTCTTGTGTCGGCGTCTTCATCGGTTGGTGTGAGCCAACATGGTACTACCTCTGAGTTCAGCTGGAATTACATACCCGGTGCAGGAGATGATGAAGAAAGCTGGGCCAGGGGTTTATCACCTGTCCTTTTCTGGAAACATGTTTATGATCTTATAAACTCAGGTCCTGATGTGTGTAACCAGAAGGTTGCAGATATAGTTGAAAAGAGTAGAGTAAACCGTGCTTATAGAGGAGAAAGTGCACCACAGATTACAGTTAAGACCCTTAAGTCAGCCTCTCTTACCCAGGAAGAACCATCAGTGACCTACGATGCTTCAATTGTTAAAACTGATGCCGAGTCTTCCGAAGATTCTGGATTATCTTGGCTGGGATCAACTAATTTGGCAGTTGGCACATCTCGAATTG TGGCCATGTATGGTGCAGCTGCAGATGCTGCCAATGTAGATTGCATACTGAACTGTGATCAGGAGTCCATCTCTGTCTGTCTTCCCAGTGCTGAATCATATTTGCATCTTCCGATGATG ACTTCAAAGTTTGATAGATTTTCTTTATTGACCAATCTTCCTAAAGCGGTGAGCTTTGCAAAGTTCAATCTCAGCCAGGGAAAAAGACTTGTAGTTTGTTGTAATAATG GGGAAGATATCAGTGTATGTGTTTGTTTGGCAATCTTAATGTCAttatttgatgaaaatg gTACGTTTGATGATGGGAAATCCTTTGATGCAGCACAAGTCACTAAATGGGATATGAGGAGACGGCTTGTATATTTATGCAAGTTTGCAACAGATGCTCGACCATCCAGAGGAAATGTGAGACAAGTTTTCAACTTTCTGATCGGTGGAAAATGCGTCCATGATTTGGATTTGGGAAGAGATGAGTAA
- the LOC114179900 gene encoding uncharacterized protein C3F10.06c isoform X2 has protein sequence MEGEEEGARLSIYKAARSIKRRDNSLYNALRSIYQDSIFVSEISLLWPQLPLLANLRCGLWYSRSFHSTCYFKSTDGHTNNCSFSTARLNLHVAQLAGQKGGCIIVDSTRRGKRFPDSMSKTIPIWTCVFNRAIKDFRDSNGCDENVREWDCSLHLPLWVSQTERASIEKRLEEWTLLLKASGADIASLAACLRKPLRPLWISQRTVIWLNEVPHHESWDFTPIILVSASSSVGVSQHGTTSEFSWNYIPGAGDDEESWARGLSPVLFWKHVYDLINSGPDVCNQKVADIVEKSRVNRAYRGESAPQITVKTLKSASLTQEEPSVTYDASIVKTDAESSEDSGLSWLGSTNLAVGTSRIAADAANVDCILNCDQESISVCLPSAESYLHLPMMTSKFDRFSLLTNLPKAVSFAKFNLSQGKRLVVCCNNGEDISVCVCLAILMSLFDENGTFDDGKSFDAAQVTKWDMRRRLVYLCKFATDARPSRGNVRQVFNFLIGGKCVHDLDLGRDE, from the exons ATGGAAGGAGAGGAAGAAGGTGCGAGGCTTAGCATTTACAAGGCGGCGAGAAGCATAAAGCGAAGAGACAACAGTTTATACAACGCTCTCAGATCGATCTACCAAGACTCCATCTTTGTCTCTGAAATCTCTCTCCTATGGCCTCAGCTCCCTCTCCTCGCCAACCTCCGATGCGGTCTCTGGTATTCTCGATCCTTCCACTCCACCTGCTATTTCAAATCCACCGACGGCCACACCAACAACTGCTCCTTCAGCACCGCTCGCCTCAACCTTCACGTCGCGCAGCTCGCCG GACAGAAGGGAGGCTGCATCATCGTTGATTCTACTCGAAGAGGAAAGCGCTTCCCTGATAGCATGTCCAAAACAATACCCATTTGGACCTGTGTTTTCAATCGGGCCATCAAGGACTTTCGT GACTCTAATGGTTGTGATGAAAATGTTCGTGAATGGGATTGCTCCTTGCACCTTCCCCTGTGGGTTTCCCAAACAGAAAGAGCTTCCATTGAGAAGAGGTTAGAGGAATGGACTCTGTTACTGAAAGCAAGTGGGGCTGATATTGCTTCCCTTGCCGCCTGCTTGAGGAAGCCCTTGCGTCCTCTCTGGATTTCGCAGAGAACTGTGATCTGGTTAAATGAAGTGCCTCACCATGAATCTTGGGATTTCACACCCATCATTCTTGTGTCGGCGTCTTCATCGGTTGGTGTGAGCCAACATGGTACTACCTCTGAGTTCAGCTGGAATTACATACCCGGTGCAGGAGATGATGAAGAAAGCTGGGCCAGGGGTTTATCACCTGTCCTTTTCTGGAAACATGTTTATGATCTTATAAACTCAGGTCCTGATGTGTGTAACCAGAAGGTTGCAGATATAGTTGAAAAGAGTAGAGTAAACCGTGCTTATAGAGGAGAAAGTGCACCACAGATTACAGTTAAGACCCTTAAGTCAGCCTCTCTTACCCAGGAAGAACCATCAGTGACCTACGATGCTTCAATTGTTAAAACTGATGCCGAGTCTTCCGAAGATTCTGGATTATCTTGGCTGGGATCAACTAATTTGGCAGTTGGCACATCTCGAATTG CTGCAGATGCTGCCAATGTAGATTGCATACTGAACTGTGATCAGGAGTCCATCTCTGTCTGTCTTCCCAGTGCTGAATCATATTTGCATCTTCCGATGATG ACTTCAAAGTTTGATAGATTTTCTTTATTGACCAATCTTCCTAAAGCGGTGAGCTTTGCAAAGTTCAATCTCAGCCAGGGAAAAAGACTTGTAGTTTGTTGTAATAATG GGGAAGATATCAGTGTATGTGTTTGTTTGGCAATCTTAATGTCAttatttgatgaaaatg gTACGTTTGATGATGGGAAATCCTTTGATGCAGCACAAGTCACTAAATGGGATATGAGGAGACGGCTTGTATATTTATGCAAGTTTGCAACAGATGCTCGACCATCCAGAGGAAATGTGAGACAAGTTTTCAACTTTCTGATCGGTGGAAAATGCGTCCATGATTTGGATTTGGGAAGAGATGAGTAA
- the LOC114178329 gene encoding senescence/dehydration-associated protein At4g35985, chloroplastic-like, with the protein MNMAAKREKTVMGCCLRGSSIPATASVGEDSGLKQEVLIQVPACRVHLMDEGEALELAQGHFTIVKTMEENVSLATIIKVGDDLQWPLTKDEPVVKLGALHYLFSLPVKDGEPLSYGVTFSEATLGSLSSLDSFLKDHSCFSGFNLNKKNNLDWREFAPKVDNYNHFLAKAIAGGTGQIVKGIFICSNAYTNKVQKGGETILNSSADEKNGVVVASESMNNKTFSASKKNKINKNLKRVRKLSKMTEKLSKSVLNGVGIVSGSVMNPVLKSQPGKAFLKMVPGEVLLASLDAVNKVLDAAEAAEKQTFSATSKAASRAVSNRFGESAGEATEHVFATAGHAANTAWNVFKIRKALTPASSATNGVLKKAAKVPTFK; encoded by the exons ATGAACATGGCTGCCAAGAGAGAGAAAACAGTGATGGGGTGTTGCCTCCGTGGTTCCTCCATACCTGCAACTGCAAGTGTTGGAGAAGACTCAGGGCTCAAACAAGAAGTTCTCATACAAGTACCAGCGTGCAGAGTTCATCTGATGGATGAAGGAGAAGCTCTTGAACTGGCTCAAGGGCACTTCACGATCGTGAAAACCATGGAAGAGAATGTGTCTCTGGCTACAATCATAAAAGTGGGAGATGATCTTCAATGGCCTTTGACGAAAGATGAGCCAGTTGTTAAGCTGGGTGCTCTCCATTACTTGTTTTCCTTGCCGGTGAAAGATGGTGAACCTCTCAGCTATGGTGTCACCTTTTCAGAAGCTACTTTGGGAAGTTTGAGTTCGCTGGACTCGTTTCTGAAGGACCACTCTTGCTTTTCTGGCTTCAATTTGAACAAGAAGAACAATCTAGATTGGAGGGAGTTTGCTCCAAAGGTTGATAATTACAATCATTTTCTGGCCAAGGCAATTGCAGGAGGAACTGGTCAGATTGTGAAGGGCATCTTCATCTGCAGCAATGCTTACACCAATAAG GTTCAGAAAGGAGGAGAAACGATCCTAAACAGTTCTGCAGATGAGAAAAATGGTGTTGTTGTGGCCAGCGAAAGCATGAACAACAAGACTTTCAGCGCCTCAAAGAAGAACAAGATTAATAAAAACCTCAAACG TGTGAGAAAGCTGTCGAAGATGACAGAAAAGTTGAGCAAATCTGTGCTAAATGGTGTTGGTATAGTGAGTGGATCAGTGATGAATCCTGTGCTTAAATCCCAACCAGGAAAGGCATTCCTAAAGATGGTTCCTGGGGAGGTTCTGTTGGCTTCCCTTGATGCAGTGA ACAAGGTTCTAGATGCTGCTGAAGCTGCTGAAAAACAAACTTTTTCTGCCACTTCCAAAGCTGCATCAAGAGCGGTTTCTAACAG GTTTGGGGAAAGTGCAGGGGAAGCTACTGAACATGTATTTGCAACAGCTGGACATGCTGCGAATACTGCTTGGAATGTCTTTAAGATACGAAAAGCTTTAACTCCAGCTTCTTCAGCAACCAATGGAGTGCTCAAAAAAGCTGCCAAGGTTccaacttttaaataa